CCGTCTGATACCTTTCCCTGGTCTTCAGCATCCTACTCGGACCTTTTGCGGTGTCCTGGTTTTCTCCTACATGTCTATACAGTCCCTAGCATACAGGGAACATAAGAGGTTGGGGGTTCGGAGTCCATCAGTGTCACCCTCGTAGAGATAAAACAACATTAACAGTGCAAGAACACTTGAAAGGAGCCGCAAACCTGCTCAAGATGTTTTTGCTGTCCTACAAGGGAAAGATGAGAGAAGGAGCATTAGGTCAGAGTAAAGTCAACCTGATAGTAAACAGCAAACAGCTACCACAGGGCGGTGGTGTGACCGCAAGCAACTCAAGGCACTGGTCTGGCTAAATTATGGGTCTAAAATCAGTCCCTTGATACCGATCAGTGTTTGCAGATCTGCTGGGGAGGTAGGTGAGGTCATGGCAATATCGCTTAATAAGCAGCTTGTTGTAATTATCTGCCATCACCCACCACCTTTCACATCCCTACCCTTCCAGCATGGGTATTATTACTTCTAATGCACGCCACTGCTTCAGCGtatttgaatgttttaaatCAAGAATTAACCAGAGCCTGGAGGTGGGCTCAGGTGATGGGTTTGGATGACGACCTAAAGACAAGATGAGTGCCTGTTGTTTCTCCACTGCGTACAAAGGGACTTGGACAATTGTTTAGGATGTAGACATGTACCACTAGATGGATGAATCCCATACCCATCTAAATAGACAGCGATTTAAATAGGCTGTGGTTGATTTTAAGTATTCAAGTGGACAGTTGGGCCATGCTTGTgatcatttaagaaaataatttaaaaaaaataataaaagatttgaaatatacattttaaaaggagtATTTAGAATGAATTTGACTCCTGGACTGGTGACACCAGTAGTGTGCAAGGCCAACAATCTTCAGAGGGGCCTGAGGTCTCACCTGCAGGAATTCACACACTGGCTGCTGACACTTCTCCTCCAGTTCACGGATTTGCTCGCCGATGGAGGAGATCTCCTCCAAAAGCCTGTTGATGTTCTCCTCCTGTCTCCTCATGATCTCCTGGTCCAGCTTTGCCAGGCGGTCCAAAAGGAGACGTTCCTGTCCCTCCACAAACTGGTGCAGCTCCTTGACTTCAGACACAACCTTCTGCCTCTCCATTTCAACTCGTTCCTGCAAAGAGAACCGACGCaagggagaggcagagatgGTCAAGAAAAATTGCAACGGAGACAATTTAACGTGATGAGTTATAACACAGCCACAAATTCCAGTGCCTATTGCAGAGCGGGGGAATAATTAAGACacttttttttgccatttctagGCTGAAGTTGCTGGCAAAGGGCGTTTCCCATGGACCGTGATCTTTGTAACCAACCTTTGAACAGCAAGGGAAggtacaaaacaaaactgtaaacagATTAGTCAGTGAAAGAGGTCGGGGAAAGGGAACACAAAGTAAGAAAGAAGCAATTGGGTGATTCCCATTTTCTGTATGTATCAATAGGGGGAATTTGGGAACGCGTCCCACTTGTGAGCAAACTGAGGACGAGAAAGATCAACAATAACCTGGCAAAATCCAACACATGTTCCCAGCCTGCTAAGATgtacaaggaggaggagacaggaggAAAACGGGGATGTTTTTTAATCTACCCTGGGGACTGCCCAGACCTTTACCCCAATGGAGAGGACATTCCCATGCACGTGCAAGGGACCATGGAGATGTGATTTTTTGACCATGGAATATGTCATGTCTCCACATCCATCACTGTGGCCAGAGGGACAaccaaaaagaaggaaagggagaaagccATGACCACCCAGGGATAGACACTTACGAGAAAGTCCAGGCTTTTCCCTTCCTCGACCACTTTCAGCCCCaacagcttttctcttctgtccttcAAGATCTGCACATGAGCCTGGAATTTCTCCTGAGTGGCGATGAAACACCCTGttagtgtattttcttcctctagCTGGTCCATCCCACTACCGTCATCCCACCTATCCAGGTTTATCTCCTGCAAACTCAGATTCTTCCCTGCTTAATCCGGCTCTGGGAATTCATAAACCCTGATtgctgggagagcagggcagcCAGAACGGGTCACTTTCTCCAACAACCAGGGTGAAATTCATGGCATAGATTGGAAAAGACTCAGGCAAAGGACCAATTCAGCGGACAAGGAGTTTTAAATGACTGGGGACACCCTGCCGGCATCTGTTCAGATTCAGCCTGCACTCAGTGCTCACCCAAAACTCATAAGTTTGGGCTCTTTGCTCAGTTCAGCTGCCAAGGAACGTGCTTTTGGCCACAACTTCAAAGCCTGGATGGGACATTCAAGCCATCTTATGCCACAAAGGTGTGAAGACCATACTCTACATCACCCTTGTGCGGTGAGACCGGGGCTAGATCGCACGTCTGTGGTGAGAGCAAATTTTCCTTCTCACtttcatcaaaataaatttttgcaGCAGATGTACACAATGAAACTGGAGCCCAGACCATGGATGTGCTGGAAAACCCAACCTTGCCTTGCACACCAGCACCGTCAGACCTGACTTCGTCATGTTCATCTACACGCAGCATCTCCTGCACTCCCCAATGTCTGAGACAGCGTATCTGACCCtggctttgagcaggaggttgagTTAGATGATCTCATGGGCTCCTTTCCAGCATGATTTATATGAGGACACTGTGATAATATGGAAATGACAGCTTCAAGACAGTCAGGGTGACCAGCAATGTCAGTGAGGGGGAGCGTAGAGCAGGCAGGGTGGGGGCGGCTGTAATCCAATGCTCATGCCACGATGCAGAAAGCAGACTGAAAGGGGTAGAAATCCAGACGTCTGCAAGCATAACAACCCACAGGGCAGGTCCCTGACCcggtcccctcctcctccctcatcccCATGCCATGCACAGAGACCTCCCACCTTGTactcctccgcagcctcctcgaTGGGGACCACGGCGTGGACTCGGTGAGCCTGGGACTCTCTGCAAACCAAGCAGATGGGGATCTGATCCTCCTCGCAGAAGAGTTTCAGAGCTTCCTGGTGCTTGTCGCAcagcctctcccctcctgcccctcctttgGCTGCCTGCAGGCTCAGCCGCTTGGCTATCTCGATGATTTTTGCCAGTTCCCGGTTCGGTCTCAGGTTTCTCTGTGGGGCCGTTTCTTTGCACTGAGGGCAAGCAAAATTCTCCTCAGCTTCCTCCCAGCAACGGGTGATGCACGCCCGGCAGAAGTTGTGACCGCAATGAATGGAGACGGGGTCTTGGAAGAAGCCCAGGCAGATGGAGCAGGAGGCTTCATCGCGGAAACTTTCGGCAGGGCTGTCTGCAGCCATGGTCTTGGCAGCAAGGATGACGGGGCAGCTTTCGTTTTCCGCCCCGGCTGGTCTTGCCCGTTGGCTGCTCCCCTTCCTGCAGGTGTCTCGAGCCCCGAGGGAGGTGAAAGCAAGCGGCGGGGGAGTTTTTACTGCTGAGATGCACCAGGTTTTCTCCGGGTTGCGACTGCTGCTGAGCAAAATGCTGCactgagcagctgcagaggggaagagagaacCCCCCCTTTCTGCAGGGACCCTGGTGGGttgaaaagagattaaatagaaaataaacatcCTTCAGAATTTCCTGACTTGTTAGAGATACGCCTGCAGCTTCTATATCACCTGCCTCcacaaagaaaaatacccaGGCAAATTCAGAGGTagcccccctgccccaagccTCCCCATGGGGTCTGGCACCCAGAAATCAGTCTACTTTCATTGCTTATTAATAAATGcgcttttaatttattaattgaaGGGCACGGCCATGGGAATAGAGCTTAagcaaaccccctgccatggataAGTCTCCCTTTTTCAAGTCAAACCACCAGGACACATCCTTTGCTGCTCGTTTCAGCTCTTTATTATTTATCATACCTAACTACTGGCTTCCCCACTGACCTGCCAGCGTCCTCATTTCTGTGCATGTACGCGCAGCTATAAATACTTTTATTGTTGCTTTCGATTCTCCTTTTAAACAGGATGCCATTTCTTTCAGAGTTCAGGGCTGAGCCTGGAGTCAAGCAGCAGCCGATTACCACTCACCCTctcatctttaattttccttttcttccacgCTTACCTGTGAGTAAGGAAAGGAGGGGATTTTCTTCCACCCTGTAAATGAAAGAGCTGCACAACCAGCCATACCCCTCAATCTGCTCGGAAACGGGCTCTCCTTCACCAAGATCCCACCGCGCTTCAGGAGAGCTTCCTTCATACCTTGGCCGccacattttggggaaaaaaggtgatATTTCAGGAATGACCTTCCAGCAATGGAAATCTCCCCTCCCACGGCTGGTTTTTTGATTTGCAATGTCACTTTACTCCAGCTGCGCTGACCTTGCACGGTTGGTTGGGTGTCTGCCTGCATAAACGTGCTTTCACCCCATGAGCCTGCCCCTGCTTTTTGTgcatcagtttttaaaagcctcagcatctctgttttttctgcaaagccCCTCATCTCAGGCTGTAGCAACAAGCCCCCAGATCTACCAAGACCTCATCCCAAATTGAGTTTTAGAACACCAAAGTGGTAAAtgtcctcctctcctctgctctgcgGCTCTGTGGAGGGACAGCAACGTCGTTCTTCCTCTTagacaaaaaaatccctaaatcaCTCAATCCCACAGACCACCAACCTGTGGCATGTGGAAGGACAGCTCCCGGTCCAAAGCCCTTCGCAAGCTGAAGCGAACGGGACTTATTTGCATTGGGCTGAGGCTGGGTAACAAAGTGACATGTTTTCTGAGAACATCAGTAAATAACGCATCTGCCGTTATTTGTTTGCAAGTGTTTTCACGGGTCATGATTTTCCGGTGCAACACTCTGCGCGCACGAACACTCAGACTGAAACCTGTGGTACGGTTTCATGCTTGggtcactctttttttttggtgttaatCTCGAGTTAAGGGTTGCTTTATTGGGGAATGAGACGTGCAGAGAGACTGATGTTGGGGTGAATACCCCTGAGGGACTGCTTGACTTTGACTTTAGTATTTAGGACATTCTTTCTCTCCtgtccttcttcctcctgctgtccCACAAGGGCTGACAGCATCATCACCTCTGCCCCAGCGCCAAAAGCCACCTTTCCTCCCCAATTAACTCCATGAGTAACATAATCAGAGTAATCTCCCAGCAATCGCCTACAGCGGCTTTACTCTTTGCTGTGACTTCTTTTGGGCTTGAAGCAGAGCTTGATGTGCCTGAAAAAGCATCTTGGCTTCTCCAAACCTGGCAATGTCAGTTCATTTTGCCAAGTCCTGGCATCATCGGCAAAGTCCCGATGAGCATTAATGGCCCCAAACAGCCCCacctgggaccccccaccccctgcccatggTCCAGGGACTCTATTTAAGCTCGGTCCTGCCTGGCACACAGCCCTTTTGCAAGCTGCCTTGGAGGAGCATCTGTGTGTGGCTGTGCACCCTTCCTGATTCATTACTCTGGTGCCCTCAGTAAGGGAATTTTATCCCCTGAGAAAATTCAGCAGAGGTTTGGTGCTGCCTCTCCCAGGATCAAGAAAATATGGCGTTGTTTGATCCCATCATTGGTGTGGGGGAGATTTGGGTGAGGGATGTGTATGCTGAGGGAGAGACTGAGAAGTGGGTAAAGCATTGCTTGCTGAACTTGATCTTAAATAGCAACAAGCCATAGAGAAGGGAAACATGGGATACTTAAATGTACCTGTTTTGCTCAATATCAGACTTAAACCTTAAGGCAAAACTCACTAAAGGCTTGATTTGACTTTGTGGATTACCTGGCTCAGCTCCTAAAGGTGAGTTTGGtgtgttgtttattttttttttttacaactaaAGCCTTGCATTACAGCTTTTTAAGCAGTGAATTGGGTTGGGTATAAGGTTAAAAATAGTGACATCCCTCTCCAAACAAGCCCTTAATTGGTTGTGTGTAATCAACAGGGACTATTAGTGAGTGTGGTCTCAAGAGGGAGCTggaggttttattttgaaggtgagGAAGACATTTGCTCAATGCCTCTGTGtgagtggaagaagaaaattagtaGTAAAAGGCTTTCTGTGGGATTCAGCTTAATTGCTTTGAGGCATAGATATGGGGCTGGAGGCCGCCACAATTAACCATCAGGCACAAACCACCCCgcctcaatttttttctttgcattgtgTGGTTTTGctcctgcctccttttcccACCGTTTCAGAGTTAAATCTAAGTACAGACCAGGGAAAGGGGTGCTTTTTCCTGCAGACCTTACTTTCATGGGATCAGCCAGATGAGGAAACTGTTTGGGCTGAAAAATAGGTCCCTTGGGAAAGGAATTACTTGTTTTCAGCCTGGTTGATGCCCGACTGTGGAGAGGGCAGGATAGTGATAGCAAAGCTGTAAATGGGTCAGATCAAAAGGATGGTTCAAATGATAAGGAAGTTCaaagccccccccccatgcAAATAAGACTTTCCCAGAGGAGTGTAAGGACTAAGTGTTGCTCTTCCCAACAGGGAGCAAGGTTGCTCTTGCCTGGGGCATCCAGCCCCTTTTGTGCTGGAAATGGGATCCCTGGGGTCTATCAGTACCTGGAGAAATACTATGCTAATAAGCCGGGACTGGGGAATTGATCCTGATTTGCAATGCAGAGGGTGGGAGTGGTTTAATGCCTGAAGCTGGAGGGAGGATTTGACAGAGGTGAGGGGAGGTGGCTGCAAATTTCTCAGGATCAGAGGGAGCTGGATGGGGTCCTatctctcttttctgctttcccccCGCCTTGGGCAGCGTTTACTGCAAAGGCAGAACGGATGCTGGCCCTATGTCTGCCCAGGAGCATTGATTTGCTGCCAAGGGTAGGGCAAGACCCTCTCCCCATCCTGGGTCCCTTCTTCCACTCCACACAGGTGCCTCTCAGCCCCCACGCttcattcctcctccttcaccccCCCGAGATATGCAACCTTCTTCAGCCCCATCTTTTCCGTGCCAAGCCCTCTCCCCAAATCCTCTTTGCTCTCATGCCCAGCCCCCTTCCAGGATGTGGGTTGCACACACACAGGCTTGGcagggctccctttccccatccttcctccttGCCAGGCTGTGGGTACCAGGCAACCCATACGGACTGCAGGTACCAGCCGTTTTGGGAACAGGGACCACCCTGGGGGATGCAACCAGGAGGACTTTGGCCATCACctgctctctcccttcccacccagccTCAGCTCTGGCTCTGCCCACCTCGGGGGCGGCAGGAAGGGAAACGCCTTTCC
This window of the Grus americana isolate bGruAme1 chromosome 32, bGruAme1.mat, whole genome shotgun sequence genome carries:
- the LOC129198325 gene encoding E3 ubiquitin-protein ligase TRIM39-like isoform X2 — translated: MAADSPAESFRDEASCSICLGFFQDPVSIHCGHNFCRACITRCWEEAEENFACPQCKETAPQRNLRPNRELAKIIEIAKRLSLQAAKGGAGGERLCDKHQEALKLFCEEDQIPICLVCRESQAHRVHAVVPIEEAAEEYKERVEMERQKVVSEVKELHQFVEGQERLLLDRLAKLDQEIMRRQEENINRLLEEISSIGEQIRELEEKCQQPVCEFLQDSKNILSRLEKDDAQKPAETSPEKPTDLPQKNIALKEMLMKFQVSLTLDPETAHPRLVLSEDRKRVRWEDTRQPVPDNPKRFDSSRCVLGCEGFSAGRHYWEVEVGDGEAWAVGVAKESVKRKGRISVNPKVGIWAVGQCGSQYQALTSPTIPISLLAAPKVIGIYLDYEAGRVAFFDSNNEAPIFTYPPTSFAGEQILPLLCLGRGCQFTLSP
- the LOC129198325 gene encoding E3 ubiquitin-protein ligase TRIM39-like isoform X1; translation: MAADSPAESFRDEASCSICLGFFQDPVSIHCGHNFCRACITRCWEEAEENFACPQCKETAPQRNLRPNRELAKIIEIAKRLSLQAAKGGAGGERLCDKHQEALKLFCEEDQIPICLVCRESQAHRVHAVVPIEEAAEEYKEKFQAHVQILKDRREKLLGLKVVEEGKSLDFLERVEMERQKVVSEVKELHQFVEGQERLLLDRLAKLDQEIMRRQEENINRLLEEISSIGEQIRELEEKCQQPVCEFLQDSKNILSRLEKDDAQKPAETSPEKPTDLPQKNIALKEMLMKFQVSLTLDPETAHPRLVLSEDRKRVRWEDTRQPVPDNPKRFDSSRCVLGCEGFSAGRHYWEVEVGDGEAWAVGVAKESVKRKGRISVNPKVGIWAVGQCGSQYQALTSPTIPISLLAAPKVIGIYLDYEAGRVAFFDSNNEAPIFTYPPTSFAGEQILPLLCLGRGCQFTLSP